The Aedes aegypti strain LVP_AGWG chromosome 3, AaegL5.0 Primary Assembly, whole genome shotgun sequence genome contains a region encoding:
- the LOC110677978 gene encoding uncharacterized protein LOC110677978, whose amino-acid sequence MNRHPDLTIRKPEEVSAASATVTEENIRNWFRTVGEILEEEGQLHVLSDPLRVFNGDEIGFCLDPETKAVICPKSEKNVYVIDTGSKKNITVLNTYGASGVAVPPCVVLPYQRIPLNVTKSFPTDWGVGKSETGWMTKEAFMAYISNVFHPYLIREKIPLPVIYFVDGHRSHTPFEIAEECIKLDIILISLYANSTHILQPDDVAIFRSLKASWTNQVRIWQTEHPGKVIRLDQFGGILNMAIRASFKPQTVINGFRVCGLYPFDADAVDYTKCIAGKQDDQPSSSRASKKVEESVLIPCRDIQNAVNTVSIRKAALYRLVDPDDFATETEKAVCFIYKTILAPFDQRNIPDVATLSEPEEAAVREPLCDEELEFQNINNSITFDQSSSSLDYGSDGHSDKSTQTDTVDTKQKSLDQVSSASESMQTTIISQQQLTDLDRNDFCRIIEQSEIVYADNVDDFPKPFQQDETMCSGIGIESKEDSGYETHQATVDSISENECNVSQQSVENGVAENMIAKTSTSIFDEPPTPTKKRKKFKQAKSPPVLTSKKRLELHQAKQVEKENIRLEKQRKSEEKRNERIKKAELKKLSAITKLEEKLMRLKSIENDAALKNC is encoded by the exons ATGAATCGTCATCCGGATTTGACCATACGGAAACCCGAGGAAGTGTCAGCAGCGTCTGCTACCGTCACCGAAGAAAACATACGCAACTGGTTTCGTACGGtgggagaaattcttgaggaagaAGGACAGCTCCATGTATTGAGTGACCCACTTCGAGTTTTTAACGGTGATGAAATCGGATTCTGTTTGGATCCCGAAACAAAAGCAGTAATCTGTCCAAAATCGGAGAAAAACGTGTACGTGATTGACACAGGATCCAAAAAGAACATAACTGTTTTGAATACCTATGGAGCTTCCGGAGTCGCGGTCCCACCATGTGTAGTGCTCCCTTATCAACGAATTCCGCTCAACGTTACGAAGAGCTTTCCCACAGACTGGGGAGTCGGGAAATCTGAGACCGGATGGATGACTAAGGAAGCATTCATGGCATACATCTCCAATGTTTTTCATCCTTATTTGATCCGAGAGAAGATTCCACTTCCGGTCATATATTTCGTAGACGGTCACCGAAGCCACACCCCTTTCGAAATTGCTGAAGAGTGCATAAAATTGGACATAATACTCATATCACTGTACGCCAACTCAACACATATCTTACAACCAGATGATGTAGCAATATTTCGATCGCTTAAAGCAAGCTGGACTAATCAG GTTCGCATATGGCAAACAGAACATCCCGGGAAAGTCATTAGGCTGGACCAATTTGGCGGCATATTGAACATGGCAATAAGAGCATCCTTCAAACCACAAACCGTTATCAACGGTTTTAGAGTGTGTGGTCTTTATCCATTCGACGCTGATGCCGTCGACTATACAAAATGCATCGCAGGCAAACAAGACGACCAACCATCATCATCAAGAGCATCCAAGAAAGTTGAAGAAAGCGTCCTGATACCTTGCCGTGACATTCAAAACGCAGTCAATACAGTTTCAATTAGAAAGGCAGCGTTGTATCGATTGGTCGATCCTGACGATTTTGCGACTGAGACTGAGAAGGCTGTTTGTTTTATATATAAAACGATACTAGCACCGTTTGATCAGCGCAATATTCCTGATGTGGCAACATTGTCTGAACCGGAAGAAGCTGCAGTACGTGAGCCATTATGTGACGAGGAGCTTGAATTTCAAAACATCAACAACTCTATCACGTTTGACCAGAGCAGCAGTTCCCTTGACTATGGATCAGATGGTCACAGCGACAAATCAACTCAAACTGATACGGTAGATAcaaagcaaaaatcattggatcAGGTGTCTTCAGCGTCCGAGAGCATGCAGACCACAATTATAAGTCAACAGCAACTGACTGATTTAGATCGTAACGATTTTTGTCG CATAATCGAGCAATCGGAAATAGTGTATGCAGATAACGTGGACGATTTTCCAAAACCATTTCAGCAGGATGAGACAATGTGCAGTGGCATAGGAATCGAAAGTAAGGAAGATTCTGGTTACGAAACCCACCAAGCCACCGTTGATTCGATCAGCGAGAATGAATGCAACGTAAGCCAACAGTCGGTTGAAAATGGAGTCGCAGAAAATATGATTGCCAAAACATCAACATCTATTTTTGATGAGCCACCGACGCCAACAAAGAAGCGGAAGAAATTCAAGCAAGCCAAAAGTCCTCCTGTACTTACATCCAAAAAGCGGCTGGAGCTCCATCAGGCGAAACAAGTGGAAAAGGAGAACATTCGTTTGGAGAAGCAgagaaaatctgaagaaaaacgAAACGAACGAATAAAGAAAGCGGAGTTGAAGAAGTTGTCAGCTATCACAAAATTGGAAGAGAAATTGATGCGCTTGAAGAGTATTGAAAATGATGCTGCTTTGAAGAATTGTTGA